One region of Flavobacterium sp. GSB-24 genomic DNA includes:
- a CDS encoding helix-turn-helix domain-containing protein, producing MTFQFAFKSIRVMQVSPSKELSPYIKHYLFLDNAETAVQKFRLFSDGNTGIVFSVKSKLISEIGEVKDYLPASFLYGQLNGFKDLYSENKITLIIVVFQPNGIHQLLGIPAHEFHDSIIPVEDVFDQKIIELQEKLLEQNNQARVNLLNHFFRSIIASKPSSNQFLINGSLNFIIDKKGLFSIKELVKYTGYTERHLERKFKECIGLNPKKFGNVIRIHHFLKLLKNKPDDTNLTTICYNAGFSDQSHLIKEFRKHTGITPTEYVCTTGKLTNNLIKRFPASTF from the coding sequence ATGACATTTCAATTTGCATTCAAATCAATTAGAGTTATGCAGGTTTCGCCATCAAAAGAATTATCACCTTATATCAAACATTATCTGTTTTTAGATAATGCAGAAACTGCTGTCCAAAAGTTTCGTTTGTTTTCTGATGGTAATACTGGTATTGTATTTTCTGTAAAAAGTAAACTCATTTCTGAAATCGGCGAAGTAAAAGATTATTTACCAGCTTCATTTTTGTATGGACAGCTTAACGGTTTTAAAGATCTATATTCTGAGAATAAAATAACATTAATAATTGTCGTTTTTCAACCCAACGGAATTCATCAATTATTAGGAATTCCTGCCCATGAATTTCACGATTCTATTATTCCGGTAGAAGATGTGTTTGACCAAAAAATTATTGAGCTCCAAGAAAAATTATTAGAACAAAATAATCAGGCTCGTGTTAATCTTTTAAATCATTTCTTCAGATCAATCATTGCCTCTAAACCGTCTTCAAATCAGTTCCTAATAAATGGTTCCCTAAATTTTATCATTGACAAAAAAGGTCTCTTTTCTATAAAAGAATTGGTTAAATATACTGGGTATACCGAAAGACATTTGGAAAGAAAATTCAAAGAATGCATTGGATTAAATCCGAAGAAATTTGGGAATGTTATACGAATCCATCATTTTTTGAAATTATTAAAAAACAAACCTGACGACACCAATCTAACCACAATTTGTTATAATGCAGGATTTTCAGATCAGTCGCATTTAATAAAAGAATTTAGAAAACATACCGGAATTACTCCAACAGAATATGTCTGCACCACGGGAAAACTAACCAACAATCTTATAAAAAGATTTCCCGCATCAACATTCTAA
- a CDS encoding SGNH/GDSL hydrolase family protein: MKPYFKQIVTIILSVFLMSCSSSEESAPITTTPPVVTPPKTPEPPIASSINYLALGDSYTIGQSVCATCRFPEQLKTSLNAMYSSTISLKIIATTGWTTSNLLSAINTQNPEANYDLVTLLIGVNNQYQHRNFSVYEKEFPELVTKAIMLAKGDRKNVVVISIPDYAYTPYGKSLAGDQTSTISAEIDQYNSFAEKYCANNQVAFVSITDITRQGLNSANLVASDGLHPSESAYKLFVDKMMPEVKKALQN, translated from the coding sequence ATGAAACCATATTTTAAACAAATAGTTACCATTATACTTTCAGTATTTCTGATGAGCTGCAGCTCATCAGAAGAATCTGCTCCTATCACAACTACACCGCCAGTTGTAACCCCTCCCAAAACCCCAGAGCCACCAATTGCTAGTTCGATCAATTATTTAGCATTAGGCGACAGTTACACAATCGGGCAGAGTGTTTGTGCTACATGTCGTTTTCCAGAACAATTAAAGACCAGTTTAAACGCGATGTATTCCAGTACAATTTCGCTAAAAATAATTGCTACAACAGGCTGGACAACATCCAATTTACTTTCAGCAATAAACACACAAAATCCAGAAGCCAATTACGATTTGGTGACGCTTTTAATTGGTGTAAACAATCAATATCAACACAGAAATTTTTCGGTTTACGAAAAAGAATTTCCAGAATTGGTAACCAAAGCAATCATGCTTGCCAAAGGTGACCGAAAAAATGTTGTCGTCATTTCCATTCCAGATTATGCTTACACGCCTTACGGAAAAAGTCTCGCCGGTGATCAAACCTCAACGATTTCTGCCGAAATTGACCAATACAATTCTTTTGCCGAGAAATATTGTGCCAATAATCAAGTGGCTTTTGTTTCCATTACAGACATTACACGACAAGGACTCAACAGTGCCAATCTTGTTGCTTCAGATGGTTTACACCCTTCAGAATCAGCCTATAAATTATTTGTGGACAAAATGATGCCGGAGGTAAAAAAAGCTTTGCAGAATTAA
- a CDS encoding DUF3050 domain-containing protein, whose translation MNIEAINKSIQPQKDQLLKHSLYNKIQNIDDLHSFLESHVFAVWDFMSLLKALQAKLTCTTTPWFATKNPETRYLINEIVLAEETDLTLDGRRQSHYEMYLEAMEACGADTTGILNFLSEVSSLHNIFVAIKQSQLHPNVKAFLDFTFRVIEEGKPHQIAAAFTFGREDLIPSMFTEILKNFQKNLPEVDLTKLLYYFERHIELDADEHGPMAMQMITELCEDDAQKWKEVEEVSILALERRIGLWNAIEEDIVMKTEMV comes from the coding sequence ATGAATATTGAAGCAATAAACAAAAGCATACAACCACAAAAAGACCAACTGTTAAAACATTCTTTATATAATAAGATTCAGAACATAGATGACTTACATAGTTTTTTAGAAAGTCATGTTTTTGCTGTTTGGGATTTTATGTCGTTATTGAAAGCTTTACAAGCCAAACTTACCTGCACAACAACGCCTTGGTTTGCTACTAAAAATCCAGAAACTCGTTATTTAATTAATGAAATTGTTCTTGCCGAAGAAACAGATTTAACGCTTGACGGAAGAAGACAAAGTCACTACGAAATGTATTTGGAAGCAATGGAAGCTTGTGGCGCTGACACAACTGGTATTTTAAATTTCCTATCAGAAGTAAGTTCGCTTCACAATATATTTGTTGCTATTAAACAAAGTCAGCTTCACCCGAATGTGAAAGCTTTCTTAGATTTTACTTTCAGAGTTATTGAAGAAGGAAAACCACACCAAATTGCCGCTGCATTTACTTTTGGAAGAGAAGATTTGATTCCGAGTATGTTTACCGAAATCCTAAAAAATTTCCAAAAGAATCTTCCAGAAGTCGATTTGACAAAATTGCTTTACTATTTTGAAAGACATATCGAATTGGATGCCGACGAACACGGACCAATGGCCATGCAAATGATTACAGAATTATGCGAAGATGATGCTCAAAAATGGAAAGAAGTAGAAGAAGTTTCTATTCTAGCCCTAGAAAGACGTATCGGACTTTGGAATGCAATCGAAGAAGATATTGTGATGAAAACCGAAATGGTTTAA
- a CDS encoding acyl-CoA dehydrogenase family protein: MKPDLFQSPDYYNLDDLLTDEHKLVRESARAWVKKEVSPIIEEYAQKAEFPKQIIKGLGEIGGFGPYIPVEYGGAGLDQISYGLIMQEIERGDSGVRSTSSVQSSLVMYPIWKYGNEEQRMKYLPKLATGEFIGCFGLTEPDHGSDPGSMITNFKDMGDHYLLNGAKMWISNAPFADIAIVWAKNEEGRIHGLIVERGMEGFTTPETHNKWSLRASATGELIFDNVKVPKENLLPNKSGLGAPLGCLDSARYGIAWGAIGAAMDCYDTALRYSKERIQFGKPIGGTQLQQKKLAEMITEITKAQLLTWRLGVLRNEGKATTAQISMAKRNNVNMAITIAREARQMLGGMGITGEYSIMRHMMNLESVITYEGTHDIHLLITGMDVTGIPAFK; this comes from the coding sequence ATGAAACCAGACTTATTTCAATCTCCAGATTATTATAACCTAGATGATTTACTAACCGACGAACATAAATTGGTTCGAGAATCTGCTCGAGCATGGGTAAAAAAGGAAGTTTCTCCTATAATAGAAGAATATGCTCAAAAAGCAGAATTTCCTAAACAAATTATTAAAGGACTTGGAGAAATTGGCGGTTTCGGACCTTATATTCCTGTAGAATATGGCGGAGCGGGATTAGATCAAATCTCTTACGGCTTAATCATGCAGGAAATTGAAAGAGGCGATTCTGGCGTAAGATCTACCTCATCTGTTCAATCTTCTTTAGTAATGTATCCTATTTGGAAATATGGTAATGAAGAACAGCGAATGAAATACCTTCCGAAGCTAGCAACTGGTGAATTTATAGGATGTTTTGGTTTGACCGAACCAGATCACGGTTCTGATCCTGGAAGTATGATTACCAATTTTAAAGACATGGGAGATCATTATCTTTTAAATGGTGCCAAAATGTGGATCTCAAATGCGCCTTTTGCTGATATTGCTATTGTTTGGGCAAAAAATGAAGAAGGAAGAATTCATGGTTTAATTGTAGAACGAGGAATGGAAGGTTTTACAACTCCAGAAACGCATAATAAATGGTCGCTTCGTGCATCTGCAACTGGAGAGTTGATTTTTGATAACGTAAAAGTTCCTAAAGAAAATCTTTTACCTAATAAATCTGGTTTAGGAGCTCCACTTGGCTGTTTAGATTCAGCTCGTTACGGAATTGCCTGGGGAGCAATCGGAGCAGCGATGGACTGTTACGATACGGCATTAAGATATTCTAAAGAAAGAATTCAGTTTGGAAAACCAATTGGAGGTACTCAATTACAGCAAAAGAAATTAGCCGAAATGATTACTGAAATCACAAAAGCGCAATTATTAACCTGGCGTTTAGGTGTTTTAAGAAATGAAGGAAAAGCTACTACAGCACAAATTTCGATGGCAAAACGTAATAATGTTAACATGGCAATTACCATTGCAAGAGAAGCTAGACAAATGCTTGGAGGTATGGGAATCACTGGTGAATACTCTATTATGCGTCACATGATGAATCTTGAAAGTGTAATTACTTATGAAGGAACTCATGACATCCATTTACTAATAACTGGAATGGATGTGACTGGAATTCCAGCATTTAAATAG
- a CDS encoding helix-turn-helix domain-containing protein, with translation MRLIISFLFLLILNTTVAQPKKELTEQEYLELQDKIRFSMNGNFDEGLKYAAELQKSSNNEHLAFAYGSGSYLYQLKNNRAKCDEWYKKALEYYNRIPESVQKINLRAYLYNYRGLTEWKRKNFSNALSNYQEGIKLSTKTLDVIQIVKFKSNIALVNEEVGNYELAIRNLRQNSIFLDKNESLYEKDQFQNSKSNIYTNLGNVYEGYFMKARGKLFLLDSAEYFYKRAINYSQNYLDNKITSTLSLGNIYLYKKDFKNAERTYFDISMYAKQNNDDYYYRIANYNLGDLYHSLKNYDKALVFLKKVDSMSVKEKKTDRISFQSNYLQAKIYSAKNEPELAFKYSKMYLDSYEKYEGELREEALEVNYKLGTANLSDEMISIQEKYKYEVLWNKALKVLYVILVVGIVFFLIKNIRDKNKAQKKMNALIEEFKANLEKKEIEKAEIEKAAAEQNILVETPELEDTLLKKENANLSIDEAKENKIVEKLLALEEKLEYLNPDFTLSYVAKKIKTNTTYLSYVVNKRFGKSFGEYSNELKINYVINQMITNHLYRKYSTQAIAESVGFKNAVSFAKSFRKRTGVSPAQFANNI, from the coding sequence ATGAGGCTGATCATCTCTTTTTTATTTTTATTGATACTTAATACTACTGTGGCTCAACCTAAAAAAGAGCTTACTGAACAAGAGTATTTAGAATTGCAGGATAAAATTCGTTTCAGCATGAACGGTAATTTTGATGAAGGACTTAAGTATGCTGCTGAATTACAAAAATCTAGTAATAATGAACATTTAGCTTTTGCTTATGGATCAGGATCTTATTTATATCAACTAAAGAACAATAGAGCTAAGTGTGATGAATGGTATAAAAAAGCACTAGAATATTATAATAGAATTCCCGAATCTGTTCAAAAAATAAATCTTCGCGCCTACTTATATAATTATAGAGGATTAACGGAATGGAAAAGAAAAAATTTCAGTAATGCTTTAAGTAATTACCAGGAAGGAATAAAACTTTCTACCAAAACATTGGATGTTATACAGATCGTTAAGTTTAAAAGCAATATAGCTTTAGTTAATGAAGAAGTAGGGAATTATGAACTTGCTATTAGAAATCTAAGGCAGAATAGTATTTTTTTAGATAAAAATGAAAGTCTATACGAAAAAGATCAATTTCAAAATAGTAAAAGTAATATTTATACCAATTTAGGAAATGTCTATGAAGGCTATTTCATGAAAGCTCGAGGTAAATTATTTTTATTAGATTCTGCCGAATACTTTTATAAAAGAGCAATCAATTATTCGCAAAATTATTTAGACAATAAAATTACTTCTACTCTTAGTTTAGGAAATATTTATCTATACAAAAAAGATTTTAAAAATGCAGAAAGAACCTACTTCGATATTTCGATGTATGCTAAGCAAAATAATGATGATTATTATTATAGGATTGCAAATTATAATTTAGGAGACCTTTATCATTCATTAAAAAATTATGATAAAGCTTTGGTATTTTTAAAGAAGGTTGATTCTATGTCTGTTAAAGAAAAAAAAACAGATAGAATTTCTTTTCAGTCCAATTATCTTCAGGCTAAAATTTATAGTGCAAAAAATGAACCCGAATTAGCTTTCAAATATTCTAAAATGTATTTAGATTCTTATGAAAAGTACGAAGGAGAATTAAGAGAAGAAGCTTTAGAAGTCAATTACAAACTGGGTACGGCGAATCTTAGCGATGAGATGATAAGCATTCAGGAAAAGTATAAGTACGAGGTTTTATGGAATAAAGCCCTTAAAGTTTTATATGTTATTCTAGTTGTTGGAATTGTGTTTTTCCTAATTAAAAATATTCGGGACAAAAATAAAGCACAGAAAAAAATGAATGCTTTAATTGAAGAATTTAAAGCTAATCTGGAGAAAAAAGAAATTGAAAAAGCTGAAATCGAAAAAGCAGCTGCAGAACAAAATATACTTGTTGAAACTCCAGAACTAGAAGATACATTACTTAAAAAGGAAAATGCAAACCTTAGTATTGATGAAGCTAAAGAAAATAAAATTGTAGAAAAATTATTGGCACTAGAAGAAAAATTAGAATACCTAAATCCTGATTTTACATTGTCTTATGTTGCCAAAAAAATCAAAACTAATACAACTTATTTGTCTTATGTTGTAAATAAACGATTTGGTAAATCTTTTGGAGAATATTCTAATGAGTTAAAAATTAATTATGTTATTAATCAAATGATTACAAACCACTTATATCGTAAATATTCAACACAGGCAATTGCAGAAAGTGTTGGGTTTAAGAATGCGGTTTCATTTGCAAAATCGTTTCGCAAAAGAACTGGAGTATCTCCAGCTCAATTTGCGAACAATATTTAA
- a CDS encoding rSAM-modified peptide — protein MKNIKLTFEDFQLEKINKEAQKIIRGGDGEDVDPKNNPAKGTGGNGNG, from the coding sequence ATGAAAAATATAAAATTGACATTTGAAGACTTTCAATTAGAAAAAATAAATAAAGAAGCTCAAAAAATTATCCGAGGCGGTGATGGAGAAGATGTTGATCCAAAAAACAATCCTGCTAAAGGTACTGGAGGAAACGGAAATGGTTAA
- a CDS encoding rSAM-modified peptide, with amino-acid sequence MKNSAFTLENFETETISKQQQQAIKGGGNDSQTPPPTDTNNPVKGTGGNGNG; translated from the coding sequence ATGAAAAATTCAGCATTCACATTAGAAAATTTTGAAACAGAAACAATTTCTAAACAACAACAGCAAGCTATTAAAGGCGGAGGTAATGACAGCCAAACACCACCACCTACTGACACAAACAATCCTGTAAAAGGTACTGGAGGAAACGGAAATGGTTAA